The Amycolatopsis sp. DG1A-15b genome window below encodes:
- a CDS encoding BTAD domain-containing putative transcriptional regulator encodes MLEIRLLGEVCLLVDGRVVDLGPAKQRCVLAALALDAGHVVSVDRLMQRVWGAQFPLRARPTLLNYISRLRKVLPAKESVEIGRRPGGYLLRAPEGAVDVLRFRELCERGRGPGLDDHRADLLTQALRLWRGEALTGISGSWAEGERDRLRLDRLTTECDLTDILLGLGQGESLVAGLAARVAEHPLDERVAGQYLLSLGAAGRAADALDHYRLLRARLVAELGTDPGPPLQAIHRRILTAEPVSPPRPDRSTGRPVLRPRQLPAPPPLFTGRTHDLESLTAVLDSPARAGTGVAIAVLSGAGGIGKTWLALHWAHRHLDRFPDGQLFVDLRGFGPAGRPMPIGAAVRGLLDAFGVAPSDVPVELHAQSALLRSLTAGKRLLIVLDNAADTQQVAPLLPGGPGCTVLVTSRQRLPGLVAGHGAHPLALDVITDAEARALLTARLGAEKIAAEPDAAEELLACCGGFPLALSIVAGRALAHPGLPLAQLAAELSEAGPAGLDEGDPATDLSAVLSWSYRALDEDQARMFALLGIAPGPDISAAAAACLTGLPRSPARALLRSLEQASLVTRDRHDRFHMHDLVRRYATDRAAVDLPDTERSAALRRLVGLLLHTAHAAERLLYPQRPPIELTDPEPEDGFHPPAGHAAALAWFDREHRCLVAAQRAASARGWDATTWQLAWALTTFHSRRGLLHDDYRTWQVAKAAADRLDDTAAQAQAYRNLGRACIWLNRPDEALEHLRQALALAERTHDDYEQAHTHRNLAQVRGITGDHRRARHHAVHALHLFRGTGNPAGEADAHNQVGWYSARLGEQDAARAHCEEALALHQRHHDREGEAVALHSLGYVAHHSDRFADAVNYYQLALLLFRAVGNTYLEAGTLDDLGSAYAALSDHERARVKWRRALALYQAQHRAGDAARARQQLSSLAGPPDRRAGSLSVTAAGKTSDLRIL; translated from the coding sequence ATGCTCGAAATCCGCCTGCTGGGGGAAGTCTGCCTGCTCGTGGACGGCCGTGTCGTCGATCTCGGGCCGGCCAAGCAACGGTGCGTGCTGGCGGCGCTGGCACTGGATGCCGGCCACGTCGTCTCGGTCGATCGGTTGATGCAGCGGGTCTGGGGTGCGCAATTCCCGTTGCGGGCCCGCCCGACCCTGCTGAACTACATTTCCCGGCTGCGCAAGGTGCTCCCCGCGAAGGAATCCGTGGAAATCGGCCGTCGTCCCGGCGGCTATTTGCTGCGGGCCCCCGAAGGGGCCGTCGATGTTCTCCGGTTCCGCGAATTGTGCGAACGGGGACGCGGCCCGGGCCTCGACGACCACCGGGCGGATCTGTTGACGCAAGCGCTCCGGCTGTGGCGGGGCGAAGCACTGACCGGAATCAGCGGCTCGTGGGCCGAGGGCGAACGCGACCGGCTGCGCCTGGACCGGCTGACCACCGAATGCGACCTCACGGACATCCTGCTCGGGCTCGGGCAGGGCGAGAGCCTCGTGGCCGGGCTCGCCGCACGGGTCGCCGAACACCCGTTGGACGAGCGGGTGGCCGGCCAGTACCTGCTGAGCTTGGGTGCCGCCGGCCGCGCGGCCGATGCGCTGGACCACTACCGGCTTCTCCGGGCCCGGCTCGTGGCGGAGCTGGGCACCGACCCCGGCCCACCCCTCCAGGCGATCCACCGGCGGATCCTGACCGCGGAACCGGTTTCCCCGCCCAGGCCGGACCGGAGCACCGGCCGGCCGGTGCTCCGGCCGCGGCAGCTGCCCGCGCCCCCGCCGTTGTTCACCGGGCGGACCCACGACCTCGAGTCGCTCACCGCCGTGCTGGACTCGCCGGCCCGGGCGGGCACCGGCGTGGCCATCGCGGTGTTGTCCGGCGCCGGCGGGATCGGCAAGACCTGGCTCGCGCTGCACTGGGCGCACCGGCACCTCGACCGGTTCCCCGACGGGCAGCTGTTCGTCGACCTGCGCGGGTTCGGCCCGGCCGGCCGGCCGATGCCGATCGGGGCCGCCGTCCGCGGCTTGCTCGACGCGTTCGGCGTCGCGCCCTCGGACGTGCCGGTCGAACTGCACGCCCAGAGCGCCCTGCTGCGCAGCCTCACCGCCGGAAAGCGCTTGCTGATCGTGCTCGACAACGCCGCCGACACCCAGCAGGTCGCTCCCCTGCTCCCGGGTGGTCCCGGCTGCACCGTGCTGGTGACCAGCCGCCAACGCCTGCCCGGCCTGGTCGCCGGGCACGGCGCCCACCCGCTGGCGCTCGACGTGATCACCGACGCCGAAGCCCGGGCGCTGCTCACCGCCCGGCTCGGCGCCGAGAAGATCGCGGCCGAGCCGGACGCTGCCGAAGAGCTGCTGGCCTGCTGCGGAGGATTTCCGCTGGCGCTCAGCATCGTCGCCGGGCGCGCCCTCGCCCACCCCGGTCTCCCGCTCGCCCAGCTGGCCGCCGAACTGAGCGAGGCCGGGCCGGCCGGCTTGGACGAGGGCGACCCGGCGACCGACCTGTCCGCCGTCCTGTCCTGGTCCTACCGCGCGCTCGACGAAGACCAGGCGAGGATGTTCGCCTTGCTCGGCATCGCGCCCGGCCCGGACATCAGCGCCGCGGCCGCGGCCTGCCTCACCGGGCTGCCCCGTTCGCCGGCCCGCGCGCTGCTGCGGAGCCTCGAACAGGCCTCGCTCGTGACCCGGGACCGGCACGACCGCTTCCACATGCACGACCTCGTCCGGCGCTACGCCACCGACCGCGCCGCCGTCGACCTGCCGGACACCGAGCGGTCGGCCGCGCTGCGCCGGCTGGTCGGCCTCCTCCTGCACACCGCCCACGCCGCCGAGCGGCTGCTGTACCCGCAGCGTCCGCCGATCGAGCTCACCGACCCGGAACCCGAGGACGGCTTCCACCCGCCGGCCGGCCACGCGGCCGCCCTGGCCTGGTTCGACCGCGAGCACCGCTGCCTGGTGGCCGCGCAACGGGCAGCGAGTGCGCGAGGGTGGGACGCGACGACGTGGCAGCTGGCGTGGGCGCTGACCACCTTCCACAGCCGCCGCGGACTCCTTCACGACGACTACCGGACCTGGCAGGTCGCGAAGGCCGCCGCCGACCGGCTGGACGACACCGCCGCCCAGGCCCAGGCCTACCGGAACCTCGGCCGGGCGTGCATCTGGCTGAACCGGCCCGATGAGGCGCTCGAGCACCTGCGCCAGGCCTTGGCGCTGGCCGAACGCACCCATGACGACTACGAGCAGGCCCACACTCACCGCAACCTGGCCCAGGTGCGGGGGATCACCGGCGACCACCGGCGTGCACGGCACCACGCCGTGCACGCCCTGCACCTGTTCCGGGGTACCGGCAATCCGGCGGGCGAAGCCGACGCGCACAACCAGGTGGGCTGGTACTCGGCCCGGCTCGGCGAACAGGACGCCGCGCGCGCCCATTGCGAGGAAGCGCTCGCTCTGCATCAGCGCCACCACGACCGGGAAGGCGAAGCGGTGGCCCTGCACAGCCTCGGCTACGTCGCGCACCACAGCGACCGGTTCGCGGACGCGGTCAACTACTACCAGCTCGCCCTCTTGCTGTTCCGCGCGGTCGGCAACACCTACCTGGAAGCCGGCACCTTGGACGACCTCGGGAGCGCGTACGCGGCCCTCTCCGACCACGAGCGAGCCCGGGTGAAGTGGCGGCGAGCTCTCGCCTTGTACCAGGCGCAGCATCGCGCCGGCGACGCCGCTCGTGCCCGGCAGCAGCTGAGCAGCCTCGCCGGACCGCCGGACCGGCGCGCGGGCTCCCTTTCGGTCACGGCCGCGGGAAAGACGTCTGACCTGCGCATTTTATGA